The genomic region AATCGAAGATGGAATCATTGCTTTTGGACACTGCATAGTTCTTGACTTTGCTGTTTATAAACTTGTTGGTACATATATACTCCAGGTTGTCATCTTTTATAAAGAAGTGTTTTGCACAAATTCTTTGCATTAATCCAGAAAAACCTGATTTTTTGTCTGATAAAAGGCGCTTTTGTCTTGTTTAACTAATATAAGGTTGACATATATTGGGTTCTCATTTAATAACTTCCAATCTTGTTTCCTATGTTTCATCTTTTTGGTTTCTATTTCTCTCGTGTGTCCTCTTGCTTGTGCATGTAGAAGATGTACAGACTGGAGTTCATGAATTTGAGCTTGATGCATTTCATGTCTGCAGAGTTTCTAAGGTCCTCTTCTCATCATTGCTTTTAACTTCTTTTTGAAGGATTACCGGAATGCACACCCTGAGGTCACAGTTCTTGATCCTCCTGATGCCATACAACAGGTGCACAATCGTCAGTCCATGCTTCAGGATGTTGCTGACCTGAATCTGTCAGACCCCTATGGTAATTCAATTGTTATGCACAAAGATATATTTGCACTTGGACAAGGGGAAGGGGCAGACTTGCTAGAAATCTGCTTGCTTTTATCTGTTGCCATTGGTCCTTTTCCAGAAATATAATGAATGTGGCCAAGAAAATTGTACCTGGACTTACTACAAACTGATTCATGTACATCTTGTGGGCAGGAAAAGTCGGTGTGCCTAAACAGTTGGTCATCAAGAAAGATTCATCGGCTATTCCTGGTGCAGTGAACAAGGCTGGGCTGAGACTACCAATTGGTACGGCTCAATATTATTCTTACAGATATCAGGATAATCAGaaaattttagagaaataaACTTCACTTGTACAAGCACCAAACTCATCATAGTACACGAGAAATTCCCAACTGTTTTGTGATGTTGAATGTTTTTATGTAAGGAATATTTAGTAGCGCTTTTGTTCTCATTTAGGTATTAATGTTGTTTTAAATTACACATTTCAGTGGCAAAGCCTTTGGTTGCAAAGTCACATGAGTTATCTCTTGCATATGATGAGTTCTCCCTCCAAAAGCTGGAACCACCACTTGTTTTGCAGGAATTCATTAATCACGGTATGACGACATAATTCATATTGTTTTCATTACCTTAAAAAGTGGTTTGCACGGATTAATACACCAAATGAAGCTTTTTGTGTTTGACCCTTTCATTCTTCTTGTTACAGGAGGCGTACTCTTCAAAGTTTATATTGTTGGCGAAGCGATAAAGGTAGTAAGGCGATTTTCCTTACCTGATGTCAGCAAGCGTGAACTATCAAAGAATGCTGGCGTTTATCGCTTTCCGAGGGTATCTTGTGCAGCTGCATCTGCTGATGAAGCAGACTTGGATCCTTGTGTTGCTGGTGAGCTTATTCTGTTTGCTTGCATTATGTTCCATGAAATTCACTAGTTGGCTTGTGGTACAGTCGAATGTGTTCTTTACTGATCCATGAAATACAGGATAGTTACATAGACAATCCCTGCTGTTCAGACATAAACCATTCAGTTCTAGAAATTGAGTGCATTCCTACATTCTGGTTATGTTATAGGTTCTTTCCTAGCCATCTTTCTTGGAGGatttattaatgtaaaacTACTACAGGGGGTAcgatgtaaattttgaaatggacATTTTTGAATGTGAGGTGTCAGTGTAATCATTCCATTAATTTATGTTCCGTCTTAGTTACCGATTTCTTGCTTTGTTACCTTAATCTTGTTTTGAGCAAGGACATGTGATGGAATGGTTCTCATGTTTTGGTTCCTCTCCTCCCTGCAGAGCTACCTCCAAGACCATTACTGGAGAGACTGGCTAGAGAACTACGCAGGAGGCTGGTAcgcattttatttaatcttgaTGTTTGTCCGTAGCTGAGATCTCTCGtgactataaatataatacttgaTGCTCTTCTTATAGGGCCTCCGGCTGTTCAACTTGGACATAATCCGAGAGCACGGAACTCAAGACCACTATTATGTGATAGATATAAACTATTTTCCAGGTACACCCATAACCCACTTATCTGCTTACGAACAGATGATCGCATTGGATATGAATCTAAAATAACATCTTTCTCACAGTGATAttgcttctttttcaattAACTTTCAGGCTATGGAAAAATGCCAGAATATGAACATATATTCACAGATTTCCTTCTAAGCCTGGCACAGAGCAAATAGAAAGAGCTGATAACACCTCTGCTGTACAAGACGTTAAGGCTCGAAAACAGCAGGAAAAATCAGAAGCATGACTCCTGCAATGCTCACCAATCATGATTTTGCATCGGAGGctaaagaaagcaagaaattAGTTTCTCTACTCTTGGTCCTCGGCAATAAGTTAAGTTGCTGCGAAGGCAATAGATCATCTTGGAGAAAGTCCAGGCGATGATTCTACGAAGGTCTTTTATCGTTAACGTTTCCTCTCTACTATTGCTAATACTCATTTTCATATGCGCCTGCACGTTTTCTTGTTTTACTGAGGGGTAGTAGTTGGTCGATCCGGGACGACCGACTCCATTATAGTATTGACGAGTAGTAGTAGTTGTCGGCCAAAGTGTATTTCACATGTATAAGGCCTTCTGATTCTCCCTGTAAATCCTTCTTAGTTTAAACTTGTAAAAGTTTGCTCCCAGTTGGCTTATTTACATCTTTTGGAAGAAAGTGAGTGTTGATGGCATTTTTATCTTTGGTGTAGAGTCTGAGCCTCAGGTCAAATCCATCTGGACATACAAAGGTAGAATGAATGATGTGTAATGAGTACATACTAAGCTACACCATAGGAAAGAacctttataaaaataaaggaacAGTTAATTTCACTTGGATCAGCTTTATAAATATGGAATTATagtttttctccaaaaaaatttgcatttgcAACCCCTAAGAATTCtctatttacaattttttcccTTGCGTCATAACCtccataaaatttcaattctctcttttcaacattttgtataattgattggtAGAGATacactaataatatttttttatgtttataagagcaaatgtaatatatatatataagtaaataattattaagttaaaatgGTGCACCTATAATGAAATATTGTCATTGACGAACACAAAAGTAGTCGTATTGTTAgtgcaaaaattatataaaaaaaattatttttactcaCAAATAGCGGTTATTGTCGcgatattaattttaaaattataaaaaatatccttatatatttcaatcattattattcaaattctttttttaatctatctatctatattatttatctatactaatataaaaatttcactCGTAAACGGCATTTTGTAAATCGGTGAagtcaaaattgataatatcact from Sesamum indicum cultivar Zhongzhi No. 13 linkage group LG3, S_indicum_v1.0, whole genome shotgun sequence harbors:
- the LOC105159068 gene encoding inositol-tetrakisphosphate 1-kinase 3 isoform X1; the protein is MGGEIVYAEEEGKEEVRNEGEVEEEKMVAAHRKFTAAGGGFPPAMKAVVVGYALTSKKIKSFLQPKFERLARNKGIRFVAIDQSRPLSEQGPFDIVLHKLSGKEWRRVLEDYRNAHPEVTVLDPPDAIQQVHNRQSMLQDVADLNLSDPYGKVGVPKQLVIKKDSSAIPGAVNKAGLRLPIVAKPLVAKSHELSLAYDEFSLQKLEPPLVLQEFINHGGVLFKVYIVGEAIKVVRRFSLPDVSKRELSKNAGVYRFPRVSCAAASADEADLDPCVAELPPRPLLERLARELRRRLGLRLFNLDIIREHGTQDHYYVIDINYFPGYGKMPEYEHIFTDFLLSLAQSK
- the LOC105159068 gene encoding inositol-tetrakisphosphate 1-kinase 3 isoform X2, whose amino-acid sequence is MLQDVADLNLSDPYGKVGVPKQLVIKKDSSAIPGAVNKAGLRLPIVAKPLVAKSHELSLAYDEFSLQKLEPPLVLQEFINHGGVLFKVYIVGEAIKVVRRFSLPDVSKRELSKNAGVYRFPRVSCAAASADEADLDPCVAELPPRPLLERLARELRRRLGLRLFNLDIIREHGTQDHYYVIDINYFPGYGKMPEYEHIFTDFLLSLAQSK